The following proteins are encoded in a genomic region of Bubalus kerabau isolate K-KA32 ecotype Philippines breed swamp buffalo chromosome 13, PCC_UOA_SB_1v2, whole genome shotgun sequence:
- the LOC129625068 gene encoding uncharacterized protein LOC129625068 — MLLFWGPLLCWGLLPQVQGEAQHFVFMRISKDQLETDISDLLFKHRVLDRVTRIPVRGAAGEGIAILDHMPFVRKGLSKKSSGLDLPLVRGLLSGQSLSPLGELLQLGGLVIEDSEGPEVTLQVLSDSLLQVTLRSKLYLSLQRILRLRVIKNIRIGARLEQTGNKTHVTFEECHTPPGYLNIEVLEQMNPLLVNKALQLVTEVLDEALPFLLQKIVCPTATTLLNSLLEDLLHITRPPASSGPEDFQYYVTTTEFTEEAILMKVQLVTPCGPGQRVTRPDHLAPKPLPKLSQGSLADLVFSLETYNDILSCLYTSKEIHVSPQDPMAANLIQLLSLSALEPEPKTSDQSRGNVGLTISIPDPPIVHLDGHTASVIQPGSLVLVGSSNTSPVSVSWKLLSNAVFSSKNQELKLQFTPNSITVILGPYPAGLEKQKECLEAFLIELLNWRVLPHLNNLLREQGILLPNIKGISFDQARMEPSEDYLLLTVPKE, encoded by the exons ATGCTGCTGTTCTGGGGGCCACTGCTCTGCTGGGGGCTGCTGCCCCAGGTCCAAGGCGAAGCCCAGCACTTCGTCTTCATGCGCATCAGCAAGGATCAGCTGGAGACAG ACATTTCAGACCTGCTCTTTAAACACCGCGTCCTGGACCGGGTGACCAGGATCCCTGTGAGGGGGGCCGCAGGTGAAGGCATTGCCATCTTGGACCACATGCCCTTCGTAAGAAAAGGCCTCTCCAAGAAGAGCAGTGGGCTTGACCTGCCGCTGGTCAGGGGTCTGCTCTCGGGACAGAGCCTCTCACCGCTGGGGGAGCTGCTCCAGCTGGGCGG GTTGGTCATAGAAGATTCCGAAGGACCCGAGGTCACCTTACAGGTCCTGAGTGACAGCCTGCTGCAGGTCACGTTGCGAAGCAAACTGTACCTCTCACTCCAGAG GATCCTGCGGCTCAGAGTCATCAAGAACATCCGCATCGGGGCTCGGCTGGAGCAGACGGGGAACAAGACCCACGTGACCTTTGAGGAGTGCCACACCCCACCAGGGTACCTTAACATCGAGGTTCTGGAGCA GATGAACCCCCTCCTGGTGAACAAAGCTCTGCAATTGGTGACAGAAGTCCTGGACGAGGCATTGCCCTTCCTCCTGCAGAAGATA GTGTGCCCCACTGCCACAACCCTGCTCAACTCGCTGCTGGAAGACCTGTTACACATCACTCGGC CCCCAGCCAGCTCGGGCCCAGaagacttccagtactatgttacCACCACAGAATTCACGGAAGAGGCCATCCTGATGAAAGTCCAG CTTGTGACCCCCTGCGGTCCAGGCCAGAGAGTCACAAGGCCTGACCACCTGGCCCCCAAGCCCCTCCCTAAATTAtcccagggcagcctggcagACCTGGTCTTTTCACTGGAAACCTACAACGACATCCTGTCCTGCCTGTACACCAGCAAGGAGATCCATGTGAGCCCCCAGGACCCCATG GCTGCCAACCTCATCCAGCTATTGTCACTGAGCGCACTGGAGCCTGAGCCCAAG ACTTCTGATCAGTCTAGAGGGAACGTGGGACTGACCATCAGCATCCCTGACCCCCCCATCGTCCACCTTGATGGCCACACAGCCTCCGTCATCCAGCCAGGCTCCCTGGTGCTGGTGGGGTCCAGCAACACCTCCCCCGTCTCAGTTTCCTGG AAACTCCTTTCAAATGCTGTGTTTTCCTCGAAAAATCAGGAATTAAAACTCCAGTTCACTCCAAACAG CATTACAGTCATCCTGGGCCCTTATCCTGCTGGCCTTGAAAAGCAG AAAGAATGTCTGGAGGCCTTTCTCATCGAGCTTCTGAACTGGAGGGTCCTGCCCCATCTCAACA ACCTGCTCAGAGAACAAGGCATCCTGCTGCCCAACATCAAGGGCATCTCCTTCGACCAGGCACGAATGGAGCCTTCCGAG GACTACCTGCTGCTGACCGTTCCAAAGGAATAA